The sequence CCCCGTGCAAGGCGTGATTGTCTCCGCGGCTCCACTCTCCCGCACCGGCCCGGCAGACACGACCGACGAGCAGAGTTGGGCTCGGAGCGAGGCCGACGGTCGCTTCACCTTGAAGGGCCTGCGAGAAGGGCCGGTGCGACTGCTGGCCATGGGCGACACACGTCGCTTCGAAGGGCTGCCGCCGCTGGACGTTCCGCTTGGACAGGATGACGTCTCTTTCTCGCTGGTGCGCCGGAGCACGCTCCAGGCCCGGGTGGTGGACCCGGAGGGGCGGCCCGTCCCGGAGCTCTCCGTCCTCGTCAACGACGAGTACGTCTATCCTCCCGAGGGTCGGTTCGAGGACGTCGTCGTTCCCGAGGGCCGCTCCAAGGTGTCCGTCGTTGCGGACGGTTTCACCATCGAGCACCGCATGGTGGACGTCCCGGCGCACAAGCACTTCCGGTTGACAGAGCCCATCGTCCTCAAGGCCGCGCGCACCGTGCGCGGTCGCGTCGTGAAGGAGGATGGCTGCACGCCGATTCCCGGAGCAATCGTGGCGCTCGAACGGGAGGAGATGCCGGCCAACGAGTTGGGGGATTTGATGACGACGCGGACGGATTCGCAGGGACGCTTCAGTCTCGCGCATCTCGAGCACGGGCCTCTGGTCCTCCGGGTCGGCCGATGGCCGGTCTTCTATCGGGGACTCAGGGGGCCGGTACCCGAGGTGCGAAAGCACGTCGGGGCTCGTGAGGACCAGGTCACCATCCGCTTCGGTCCCGAGGCCAGCCTCACCGGCGTGGTGACGGGCAGCGAGGGACGTCCCCTTGGCGCTGGGACGCTGACCACCTACTGCTCGGGGGGATGGGGGCGCCTCGATGCGGCGGGGCGCTACGTGTTGCACGGCTTGGAAGGGGGCAAGGAGTGCTGGCTCCAGGTCTCGGTGGACGAGGAGGACCGCACCGCGCCGCCGCCCGTGTTCTCTCCCCGCCGCGTCGTGCTTCCCGAGCGTGGCACCGTGCGCGTTGATTTGTCCGCGCGCCGGGGGCCCGCGTCCCTGGTGGTGGACCTGCCCCGGAAGGACGTGTGGCTCGGGCTCCTGGAGGGCGACGTCCCCATGCCAGAGACGTGGGCGCGGTTCGTGGAACTGAGAGGCGCCCTGCGCCCCGACCCATGCAGGGCCTGTGAGGCGGAGGACGGTCGCCCCGGCGCGCTCACGTTCAGCCAGCTCGCGCTCGGCCGCTACACGCTGCTCGTCGGTGAGTCGCGGCCCGAGCTGGTTGGGATGGACATGGTCCGCGTGCCCGTGACGCTCACCGCGCCGGGGACGACACGGGTGCAGGTGTCGGCCTCCGAGCCTCGGCGGGTCCTCGAAGCCGAGCACCGCCCACGCTGACGCGCGCTACCCCAGCCACTGCGGGTTCTGCACCGTGCCGTCGAAGTGGTGGCTCGTCTTGTATTTCTCGAAGGCGCCATCCTTCGCCGCCTTCTCCGTCTTCGCCAGCAGCCCCTTCACCTGC comes from Pyxidicoccus parkwaysis and encodes:
- a CDS encoding carboxypeptidase-like regulatory domain-containing protein, with protein sequence MPSSRAVLLLLTLALSWVACSHAPAVLAQQEMGHVPESCATGEARAQVLLRVVDEEGQPVPGARVDRYSGIPDGPPELVRGEDRVTNSAGEARLSIPVEPGRVSSLRITAEGYLDASWDLDLVAGEQQPLDVRLRRNVTLSGRVVDPQGKPLPAVYVYAVEPSGLSYSRLVETDAGGRFSLTAPPRRSISLQARSAGGASRPVQVVGPRQDIELVLAVEPPAVLSVVVRHAWGHPLAQVQVLWKEAPRDGSSSQWGYSMTDGQGRVEFILRTPGRFQVWALWKREDFQWVASEEVSLAPGQHTSRVLTFEDSRVRPPLTGRVTDTRGHPVQGVIVSAAPLSRTGPADTTDEQSWARSEADGRFTLKGLREGPVRLLAMGDTRRFEGLPPLDVPLGQDDVSFSLVRRSTLQARVVDPEGRPVPELSVLVNDEYVYPPEGRFEDVVVPEGRSKVSVVADGFTIEHRMVDVPAHKHFRLTEPIVLKAARTVRGRVVKEDGCTPIPGAIVALEREEMPANELGDLMTTRTDSQGRFSLAHLEHGPLVLRVGRWPVFYRGLRGPVPEVRKHVGAREDQVTIRFGPEASLTGVVTGSEGRPLGAGTLTTYCSGGWGRLDAAGRYVLHGLEGGKECWLQVSVDEEDRTAPPPVFSPRRVVLPERGTVRVDLSARRGPASLVVDLPRKDVWLGLLEGDVPMPETWARFVELRGALRPDPCRACEAEDGRPGALTFSQLALGRYTLLVGESRPELVGMDMVRVPVTLTAPGTTRVQVSASEPRRVLEAEHRPR